The genomic window GAAAGATGATGCATAATTTTGAACTATTCATCTGTTTTGTTAGATCCTTGGGACTGGAATGGATACACAGGATACGTCACCTTCTGTATTACTCTTCTTTGACAAACAAAGATTCATCTTTAATGCTGGAGAGGTAAGTTTTTCtgcaattttattataaagtgTGTAGctttttgttagtgttttattGGTTAAAGAATTGAATTGCAGGGGTTGCAACGTTTTTGTACTGAACATAAAATTAAGTTATCAAAGGTGTgaccaaacttcttcttttggacTTACTACTACTTGTGTCTGTGATGAGACGAGTTTAATATGTGATGATTCGCTTAACTCTTTTCAGGTagatcatatatttttgtctcGTGTGTGCTCAGAGACAGCAGGCGGGCTTccaggtttgttttcttttgatttaggCATCAGCTGCATTGTGTTTGCTGCTAGATCATTAGACAGTGATAAGTGTTGTTCCTATTTTAAATGCTTTAGGTCTTCTACTGACCCTAGCTGGTATCGGGGAACAAGGACTATCCGTGAGTGTTCTTCTCATATGATCTCTTTGTATGTTTCCTGTCTGCTTTTCCTGAGCTTATGACAATTATTATATGAGTGGAATTGCTCAACTTCTAAAATCTCTTTTGTTACAAAGGTCAACGTATGGGGTCCTTCAGATCTTAAGTATTTGGTTGATGCTATGAGGTCATTTATCCCTCGTGCTGCCATGGTTCATACAAGAAGTTTTGGTCCATCATTGAATATATCTGACTCTGCGCCTCAGATTGGCTTAAGTAAACCCAAAGATGATGCCTATGTTCTTGTGGATGACGAAGTTGTGAAAATATCCGCCATTCTCCTAGAACCAAGTCGCTTAGAGGAATCTGGCAGCAAACCTGGTGAAACAGcagttatatatgtatgtgaatTACCTGAAATCAAAGGAAAGTTTGATCCAAAGAAGGCCATGGCTCTTGGATTGAGAGCTGGTCCAAAGTACAGTTATCTTCAGTCTGGACAGTCAGTCAAGTCagattttaaagatattaCGGTATGTCTCAAAGAGCAATCATTGGGAATCTTCACAACCCAATATCAGTTTCTATACAAGCAGACTAACACTGTTCACGCTTAATCATAGGTTCATCCGAGTGATGTGATGGGACCTTCAGTTCCTGGTCCTGTTGTTTTGCTTGTGGATTGTCCAACAGAGTCACATGCCGAGGAACTGCTATCTATCCCGTCTATGAAGACTTATTATTCATGTCTTGACAATTCAACAGATGGAGCTAAGCTTGTTAATTGTATTATTCATCTAAGTCCAGCTTCTGTAACAAATAGTTCTACATACCGAAGCTGGATGAAGAGATTCCATTCTGCCCAGCACATTCTCGCTGGACATGAAGCGTGAGTCTTCTCAACTATGGTTCTTTCTCATAAAAGAACTGTTGAATTTATTTGTCTGATATGTAGTTTTGGTGTTTGTCCAGGAAGAATATGGAGTTTCCAATCCTGAGAGCCAGTTCTAGAATCACAGCCAGACTTAACTATTTATGTCCACAGTTCTTCCCAGCTCCTGGATTTTGGTCTCATCAACATGATAATAACTCGATAAACCCCACTTCTTTGAGCAAGGTTACAAACGCttttctgatattttctttttgagttgAATCTGGCTGTGTTCATTTAGTCAAGTtgtgttcttttcttctcttgtcaGTGCTTCGATTCGAATCTTGGTGAAAGCATTTCTGCTGAAAATCTCCTCAAGGTATTGAATGTTGCTTCAGTGCATCATTCCATATGAAACTTCCTTTCTTTAGCTCTTAAGTCTCTCGCTTTCTCTCATTGATATATTGTGGGCAGTTCACTTTGCGTCCACATGGTAATCTTGGGGTAGACAGATCTAGTATCCCTAGTCGATTAACAGCTTTACGAGTGATGGATGAGCTTCTTTCAGAAATTCCTGAAATCAGCAGTAAGACCGAAGAAATCAAGCAGTTATGGAATGGACAACACAACAAGATGATGATCGAAGAGCCATGGCTGGGTGAAAGCACTGTTCCAAGCTGTCTTGAAAACATTAGAAGAGACGACATGGAGATAGTTCTTTTGGGCACTGGTTCCTCCCAACCCTCAAAATACCGAAATGTCACGGCAATTTACATCGACCTATTCTCTAGAGGCAGTATTCTCTTGGATTGTGGGGAAGGTACCTTAGGCCAGCTTAAACGAAGATATGGTTTAGAAGGAGCTGATGAAGCAGTCAGAAACTTGAGATGTATATGGATCTCTCACATCCATGCTGATCACCATACGGGTCTTGCAAGAATCCTTGCTCGCAGACGTGAGCTTTTGAAAGGATTGGCTCATGAGCCAGCAATTGTGGTTGGACCGAGATCGCTTAAGAACTTTCTCGATGCATATCAAAGACTTGAGGATTTAGATATGGAGTTTCTCGACTGCAGGAACACCACAACAACATCTTGGGCTTCTGTAGAAACCAGCCGCCCTGAGAAAAATACCAGTAGCGGCAATGCAGAGGGTTCTTTGTTCAGTAAAGGAAGTCTAATGCagagtatatataaaagaccGAGCAGCCCACTGACAGACAATTCTTCAGCTTTACCATTCttgaagaaactgaaaaaagtCCTCGGCGAAATGGGGTTGGAGCATTTGATTAGCTTTCCTGTTGTGCATTGCCCTCAAGCCTTTGGGGTTTCGTTAAAAGCagcagaaagaaaaaacattgcCGGAGATGAGATTCCGGGGTGGAAAATGGTTTACTCGGGAGACACAAGGCCTTGTCCTGAGATGGTTGAAGCTTCAAAAGGAGCAACAGTTCTTATACATGAGGTGCTTTTCTATATAAGCAAAACTGTGTAAAACATTTACATCTCATTCTTAAAATTTACCATCTTTTCAAACTTATAACAGGCGACGTTTGAGGATGCGTTGGTAGAAGAAGCTGTGGCTAAAAACCATAGCACAACTAAAGAAGCAATCAAAGTTGGATCTTCAGCAGGTGTATACCGAACCGTACTGACACATTTTAGCCAGAGATACCCAAAGATCCCGGTGATTGACGAATCACATATGCACAATACATGCATTGCCTTTGATATGATGAGTATAAACATGGCGGATTTACATGTGCTTCCAAAGATTTTACCTTACTTCAAAACTCTATTCAGAAACCAagtggttgaagaagaagaagaagaagaagagactgaTGATGATAGCTTAATACGTGACAAAGTCCCAAGCTTTTTCATCAATTAGTATATAGATTagaatgttctgttttgtcCCCTGTTTTTGACTGTGTTGTATTGTCTTTAGAAATAATAtcaatttaattgatttttccTGTGAGTGTGACAGAGGAAATAAATCAGTTTCATGTGCATAATGTGAAttgtgaaaaagaaattaaaaaaaatcggaACTTTGGGAAATAAGGAAAGACACCGAAGAACACACAACCATTCCTCTTTATTGACCGcttccttctttctctgtCACATACGAATCggtgagtttttttcttctcaatttctccGTTCTCTGCTGATTTCTCCGAGGTTATTGATTCGATTCCGCTTGACGCATGATTGTGTTGTCTCAAGGGTCTAATTTTACCTCCGCGTTGATTGGTTTATAGGGGAAATTTGGATCCCGATCGTGATCTTTAGTTTGGTGAATTTGAGCTGGAATTGGAGCTTAAAGGATCGGTTTTTTGACTGATCTAATTGTTTTGAGGATCGGTCTTTCATAAAGTTGTTGtctttgaagcttttttgACTGGTGAGGACGAAAAAGTTGTGATTTTGGGAATTAGGGTTGTTTTGTTTCGAATTCGCCATGGATACGAGCAGGAGAGCTGTGGAATCGTATTGGAGGTCGCGGATGATAGATGCGGTTACGTCTGATGAGGACAAAGTTGCGCCTGTGTACAAATTGGAAGAGATCTGTGACCTCCTTCGTTCTTCTCATGTCAGCATCGTCAAGGAGTTTTCTGAATTCATTTTGAAACGTCTTGATAACAAAAGCCCCATTGTTAAGCAGAAGGTATTTTCAATTAcgtttgttttctgtttttgattgtGAAATGTTGTTCCTTTGTGAGACATTTGTTTTCCATGAAGATTTTGATTGAAATGTTTGCATGTCGGGATTGATTTAGATTGTAGGtagatgtttgttttttcttagaaTGGATCAAAGAGAAAGctttatgtgtttgattatAGCGTAGAGTTTGTTTATAGGGAGACGTAGAATGGATCTTATTGTGGCTAAAAGCTCTGTAGGAACTGGTTATACTGATTTTggttattatatgtatatacagGCTCTTAGGTTGATAAAGTATGCTGTGGGAAAGTCTGGCTCAGAGTTTAGACGAGAAATGCAAAGGAATTCGGTTGCAGTGCGCAATCTATTCCATTACAAGGGGCATCCAGATCCTTTAAAAGGAGATGCACTTAATAAGGCTGTACGGGAAACTGCTCATGAAACAATTTCTGCTATATTCTCAGAAGAGAATGGTACTAAACCAGCTGCTCCTGAAAGCATCAACAGACGCATTGAAGGATTCGGGAATACTAACTTTCAGGTGCCCTCTAATGATAATAAATCGTTCCTTAGTGAGGTGGTGGGTATTGGAAGTGCATCTATAAAGCAAGGAATCAGTAATTTTGCTCAAGGCCATTTGccaaagaagaatgagaatGGCAGCAGCAGCTACAGAGGTCCAAATCTCCACAGATCATTAACTATGGAAAATGAGAACTTCAGTAGATATGATCCAGTTAAGCTGGGGAAGGATGGTAACTACGGAACGTCTAAGAACACGACTGGTGGATCTTGGGGCCACGCTTCCGGAGAAGCAAGTGAAAGTTCTGCTTCAGTTCGTGTTGAGAGCAAAACTCGTGAGGAAAAGCTGCTGGAAACCATTGTTACATCTGGTGGTGTACGCCTGCAGCCAACTCGTGATGCTcttcatgttttcattttagaGGCTGCAAAAATGGACGCTGTTGCTTTAAGCATTGCTCTTGACGGGAAGCTCCATTCTCCAATGTGGCAGGTATGTTTATGATTATTTCCTAGTCACCTCCTTGTGAAACTGTTTGATGCTACTAATGTacttttttcttgattatATCATCtgtattttcttttccctGGCTTGTTTCTTCTGTAGCGTTAATCTTCCCACTTTTGTACTTTGAAAGTAACTGTGTTTTTCTGTTTGGCAGGTTCGGATGAAAGCTTTATGTGTCCTTGAGGCCattttgaggaagaaggaagatgagAATTTTTCAATTGTACATACCTATTTTAGTGAAAACTTGGATGCCATACAGCGGTGCGCAGAGTCTCCACAATCTTCCCTTCGAGAAAAGGCGAACAAGGTAAGCTTCTGCTTGTTATAACCATTcacaaaactcttttttgGCATTATGCTAATTTGTTGGTTAACTCGAGATACCGATGTTGTGTAGGTTCTGAGCCTTCTAAATGGTGGACAGTCAAGTGGGTTGATGAGCAGCTCTGATAATACTGTGAAGCGAGAGGCTGCTGTTGATTTACCTGACTTGATTGACACCGGTGATTCAGACGATACTTTGAACAATCTGAATGCTATAGATACTGGCAGTACAGTGGCGACAGCAGGTCCATTGATGGATGATGATTGGTTTGGGGATAGCTCTGACATTGGACTGAGTAGCAGCGAGAAGAAAACTGATGACGACCCCTTTGCAGATGTCTCATTTCATCcgaatgaagaaaaagaaagtgcAGATGACCTCTTCTCTGGAATGACTGTCGGGGAAAAGTCCGCTGCTGTTGGTGGTAATCATGTGCCTGATCTATTTGATATGTTTGGGTCAACTGCAAAACTTGAAGCAGAGCCAAAAGATGcaaaaaacattaatgatTTGATGGGAAGTTTCTCCATTGACGAAAACAATTCAAATCAGAAAGGCTCGTCTTCAAGCACTCTTCCACAGGATTTATTTGCAATGCCGAGCACCACCAGCCACCAAGCACCGGAAAATCCTGTTGGAGGCATTCTTGGCTCACAAAATCCTGGGTTTATTCAAAACACAATGCTTCCTGGAGGTGTTATGCCATTCAATTTTCCTCaagggatgatgatgaatccaGCTTTTGCATCCCAACCTTTGAATTACGCTGCCATGGCAAGCTTGTTAGCTCAGCAGCAGCAGTACCTTGGTAATATGTCCAACTTCCAGCAGTTCGGCAATCTGAACGCTCAGGGTAGCGGAAATGTTCTTTCTATGGGTACAAGTGGAGGGAATCAGTCCGCACTCCCTGATATATTCCAGCCAAATTTTGGTAATCAGGCTCCAACCTCAACAATGAATGGTtcgaaaaaagaagataccAGAGCCTTCGATTTCATTTCTGTAAGTTTTGCCATCTTGCTCCTGATCTTTGATTCTAAAGTTTGGTCAATCTGCCATTTGTCTTTGTACATGTGACATCAAATCTCACACACATAATGTCTAGCTCGATTAAAACCACCTAAACATAGTCAGACTAGATCTACTTTTGTGGCATAGTTAAAAAACCTTCGTTTGATGTACATACACTCATGGAGCAACTACATAAATGTTTGTGTGATGCAGGATCATCTTACATCAGCCCGCGACACAAAGAGAGTATCTTGATGGTTGCTTACAAAATTCCGCCTTCCAGTGTTAAATGCTATTTCATGAGATGTGGACACAAGGGTGCAGGAAgctaaaacattaatttatgAGAGCTGTATAGACTTGAGGAGAAAATGGAGATAGCTTTATAATTCATATGGTAAgggtttttgcttcttttatcTGTTTCCTCgttttgtctttggtttttcttcttctttggagtCCATTGTTCTTGGCATGAACATGTAGTTGTAGAgttgctttttgtttgttactaGATGTGTTTATTTTGTTCCGTTGCTATATATTATATCTGAAGAGACTTGTGTCTGTGTATCGAACGTAGACAAGAAAGGAAATGAAACTGAGAAAGGAAATGCATATGAATAGTTTAAAGACTTCAAGTCAAGTCCAGTTGTTTTTGCGTTtcttaattagaaaattttgttgatgGAGAAAAACGAAAGCCAgggataattttgtttaatcgtGATGTCTGTTACAATTTGGagtagttaataaaataaggTAGATCTAATCTAAGTGGCTGCAatgagctttttttttctcacacGTTAAACTTGGTCCATATTCTCAGCATTGCCTGTTATACTGGTTTGCTCATTTTAAATTGGCGTTACTTATTTTAGGATACATCCATTGGTCAAGTGTTTGCATTGGTGTAGATATTTTCATAcgataagaaagaaagaaagctaATAATTTCTCAATCTATTTAGGTGAAACTATTCAGAGTTTGATTaatgagagaaaaaggaaatgatgcccctttattttcttacctGAAGTTTAATAAGAATGCATCTTTTGTGTACTTTCTACCAACGgtaaagattgaaaaaaatggtggaagttacttttcttatctttttaaaaagtggtAACGGGAAAATGACGAGTGACATCCTCATTACATAAATCCAATTAATAAGATTTTGAGGTTCCCATACTgtgtaaatataaaaataaagaatgaataaaaataCCTCAACGGGCAGATTGATAGTGACATATGGAAGTAACTTTAGACTCTCCAAGTCTCTCTCAAATAGGAAACGAAGGAGACATTGagattattttttagaaaGTTAATAAACGATCTCTTCtgtaaatcttttctttttacattcTCTGCATCTTTTATGCTTCTTTGTTGGCAAATCCATCCTCAGTTTTATTTcgtttaaaaaattatcaatatGGTCAAATGTATATTACATATAATAGGtgtagatatattttttttttttttggatttttataaaatcttcatGATAATTGAAAGATGGGTAGGCTAAATGTCACTTAAAATGGAGCGTCTAATTTCATTAGTCAAATtaagtatttattttctttgatagTTTGACACATTTCCACCAAATTAATTAGCCTTTGAAATAAGAAATAGTATGcttgttgacaaaaattaaaagaaagaaatagtCTAATTCCacccaaaacaaagaacaatcaaaataatctaaaaacaagaacacaataataatagtatgcagttgtaaaatcaaaatcacaatttACTCATATgtatatggaaaaaaataaaaaaaatactatacagTTTTAAGAGTCTAATTTGGTACGATTGACGGTTGTAATAATTACTATTGATTCTCACATccaaaaaccagaaaaaaaacgtgttatgtttttatactaaaagaaagtttattaaaaaaaaaaacctcagaATCAAAGCTCTCTCATTAGCACTTTAGCAGTCAGTCTATAAATACATGTCTCACATccacacaaaaagaagaagtaagtaTCAAACGAGAGTACAAAAGATGACGTCACTCAACAGCTCTGCATCACCAACATCATCGTCATCAGACCAATCTGATGCAACTACTACAACAAGCACCCACTtgtctgaagaagaagctccacccagaaacaacaacacaagaaagagaaggagagattcttcttctgcttcttcatcttcttcaatgcAACATCCTGTTTACAGAGGTGTGCGGATGAGAAGTTGGGGCAAATGGGTCTCCGAGATCCGACAACCTCGTAAGAAAACTCGTATTTGGCTCGGCACTTTTGTCACCGCTGATATGGCTGCTCGTGCTCACGACGTCGCTGCTCTCACCATCAAAGGCTCCTCCGCCGTCTTAAATTTCCCTGAGCTTGCTTCTCTCTTCCCTCGTCCGGCGTCATCATCGCCGCATGATATCCAGACAGCCGCCGCAGAAGCCGCCGCCATGGTGGTCGAAGAAAAACTGTTAGAGAAGGATGAGGCTCCGGAGGCCCCACCTTCGTCGGAATCTTCTTACGTGGCGGCGGAGTCAGAGGATGAGGAGAGGTTGGAGAAAATTGTGGAGCTGCCTAACATTGAAGAAGGAAGTTATGACGAGAGTGTGACATCACGTGCTGATCTGGCTTATTCTGAGCCGTTCGATTGTTGGGTGTATCCTCCGGTTATGGATTTTTATGAAGAAATATCGGAGTTTAATTTCGTGGAATTGTGGAGCTTTAATCACTAATTAAGTTAGGAAAGTGCATTATATTGCAATATTGCATCATAGATAacatttgtatttcttttctttttgtacgGATACGTAGCATATGCTACTATACTAGGGCTAGTGTACcaaatattgtaaaatatacttattaatatttatgtaaatgtgtaatatatataacatacaATTATTGTAAGTTTGGAAATTGGAAACTATCGTTACGCAATGTTCTTGTACTTGTGAatcacaacaaacaaaaatgttatttaactCTTCTTAAACGTATAAATTCCTAAAAGAGTCAATGGtcattctttgtttcttctcaccAGTCAATAACCCTCTTCTCCAATGCTGActataattgattttaaattgttaCAATTATTGTGAAGAAAATAGTTGGAATCTATGACAAGTTGACATTATTCTATAACTACATTCCAATTTACAAGATTGAAGATTATTAATCTAGGTATGTCGATTAGATAATTCCAGAAGcaagaaatttatattatagttAGGTAACTGTAGGAGTTTAGGTTGgaacaaaatttgtaatgatCAAATATGAGAATGCATTATAGAACactctaaaaataattcaaatgaGGTACACCGTCCAatcttttttacttatttaatattttgactaattatatcttcttcttttttttttgtgcaccaACATTACTAATAGAATATAGTTTAtgtttgcaaaaaaataacattgcTTCTGCTGTGAAAAACGTTTACAGTATAACCAACATAAAATCACTGTGGATAAAATGAAATTCCTTTATTTCGACCAACATAAGTACAGAACATTAACGGTCAcgtacttttgttttgtgttttggtcaCGGGTTCATCCTTATTATAATTCATATTAAATTCCACTAATTcgtttgtttttatcaaactAGTTAAACTTTTGCCAACAAACCGAAAAGATCAatattcaaagaagaaaaatgcatttgaatttttaataaaaggtGGAGTTACAGTTCAGATTCCATAGTCACATAGCTCTTTATTTTGAAACTGTTACGTGATTTTTAGTCTTCTTAAACAcgggttttgtttatttctttaatatttgaGTGTGTTTAATTTTAGCTTAAATATAGTATTTAACTGAATATGAGTAGAGATGGTGGTGTGGGAACGAGCAAGTCAAATACTGCCGTTGTGGACctcttttcttgttgtcaAATTCTTTTGAcgaattcaatttttattttttttaccgtTGTTTAAGAAGATTAATAATTTTGGACACTTTATATGAGACAAGAACCCAAAGAAATCGTATTGAACCTATATCcagattataaaatatgagaaaactatttttaacatattaatttCTGTAGTGCTttgataaaattcaaataaacgACTTTTATCATTAATAACAGTGAAGTGAATTGTATAGAACAATTATGTACGTAAGagttttaaataataaaattagaaaatcgGTTGGgtatttcgattttttagTAAACAGTACATGATGATGAGTCGGGTGGGTTCAATAATAGAGATTAAGCCATTAAGGTGGCCAATTACCAATAAGGAGGTTAAGTAAATGATTTGGTAAACGGgttaactaaaaataaaataaaaattggtaaCACGTAAATATCATTTAGTTGTCAAATCTTGCAAGTCAAATGTTATCTGCTCtgtaataataatcaaatagTTGTATGTATATCGACCAACCTAAGCACTCTTGATTTGATTCTCATCAATTTGCAATTTCACCTAAATAcctaacaaaaagaaaaatcatggATTAGCATGTGCCCATTGTTCAATGTCTtccaatttttatatatagcaaattaaaataatccaCATGCTCCACATAAGTTCATGACATAAAAATTCATAATCCTTTTTTCAAGATATGtgaaacaatttaaaattgaCTATTGCTTCAATATGGATAAAAAGAAGTGTTATACTATATTGAAGCTCAAAGAATTATCTAACATGTACTATTACAAAGATTACAGAGGAAATATAGATAAAGGATCAACCTCATTGTCTCTATAATGggtttttgatgtttattCCCTACGATTGTCACGAACTGTCTCTTTTCTCCAAATTACAATCATCTTATGAACTGTTTCTTGCGGTAGTCATGTCCAGTTTCAGCACCATCTCTTCTAGCTCAAGCCGTTTGATCTTCCTAAGTTCAAGGATACTCGGTGGCATTGGTTTACTGGACCCATAGAGCTCAACAAGAGTGAAGAATTCTTGTTTCGTTAGACTTTTCTTTTGAACCAGTTTCTCTACCACCTCGTCCATGAGCGTCCTGTTTCTTCCAAGAATCTGGTGTATGcgtttgtaaatatatatttaacaagACCAATATAAAGGAGATGCTATGATATAGATGTAGTTGATTTAGAAGTCTACTTTACCTCTTTAGCACGCTCGTAACACATGTTCAATATCCGCAATGCCTCCACATCAATATCCTGCAAATCCATGTATCAGAAGATGATATCTGTTCTCTGAAAACTGAAGTGAAAACAATGTCAAGATATGGCCTTACGTTAATTCGATCAGCTACCCAGAAGTTATTCAAGCCATGATGCTTATCAGAAAGACCACCAAGAACCAATGATCGAGCAGCTGATCTTGCGTTATCCGATGTTTCAGCCCATATCGTGCTTAACTGTAACAAATCATTAGCAAAGGTTggtaaactaaaaaaaaatatgaccaCAGTTATTAGAGAAGAGTAAAATGATATATCATATCTCTCACCTGATCCTCACCGTACCATAGTTCATCTGCAGCACGGGGTGCTAACTGAACAGTGATGTGATCCAAGATGGATTGTCGACTACATATAGTAGACCACCAAAGGACATATAGATTAACATAAAGAACCCGTGTAATCATGAAAGTAAATCTGTATGATGAAAGCCACAAACCTAAGCATGCCTTCCTTAAATTTGATATGATCCATCTTCACCCGGACATAACCCAATTCTCTACCAGCTCTAGGGTTGATTGTCAGCTGGTCAAGGTCATCGAAATGTCACGGTGCGGTAAAACAGAAAGTTGAAGCTTCATTCAATGTATGAAGGGGAAAAGAGATTTAAGAAACCTACAAATTCTATATTCTTCATATCAGGAAAGTTCACTGCTACAACAGCCATTGCAGCTTCATTGATCGCAACTTGTCGCCATGTCTCCAAGCTCCTGTCTTTTCTATCTAACattcctctttcttctatttgtgCAGCTTGAAGCAAATCATCTGTTGTTAACTGCATTAGAGTTACAGAATATAGATGATTTCTCAGTCTTTTACTTGCTGGAATCAAAAATAGACTTCTAAACTTAATATTAGCCTAAGCTTCCTATCGAGCACAACATCCAATCACTTAATTTAATTCACACACACCATATTACCAGATGCTACACGATCCTAACATTTGAAACCAAACCCATCCAAAAAACAAGAGCAGATATAACTAATTTGAACTAAAAATATTGATCCCACCTCTGTTCTTCCATCACGCATCATATTAATTGCCGCGATCTCAACAATATTAGCAAGCTCTGCTCCAACCATGCCATCTGTCATGCTAGCAACTGCCATATAGTCTAAATCTTCAGCCATCGGCTTCTTACGAGCATGAACCTAAacagcaaaaccaaaacaaaaatataaatttggaCCGAGGACAAAACTCTACTtttaacctcttttttttttgttgcaaattTACAAGTTTAAGAATACATAAACACAGATACCACGCCGTTACCTGCAGAATTTCCATCCGTCCAATAAGACCAGGTTTAGGGATAAAGATTTTGCGGTCGAACCGTCCAGGCCTCACAAGCGCAGGATCGAGAATGTCTGGTCTGTTTGTGGAAGCAATGGTGATGACCTCTCCCCTTCCTTCAAAACCATCTAAAGAAACAAGTAGCTGGgacacaaaaaaatgaataaaattacCATCCCGTTATATAACGAAGAAAACTATTACACAATCTGAAATGTCTGGAACCTGATTAAGAGTGGCATCCCTTTCTTGTCCTCCAGAACCCTTTATTAACCCACGCTCCCTTCCAACAGCATCCAA from Arabidopsis thaliana chromosome 3, partial sequence includes these protein-coding regions:
- the TRZ4 gene encoding tRNAse Z4 yields the protein MFRSLGLEWIHRIRHLLYYSSLTNKDSSLMLERGCNVFVLNIKLSYQRCDQTSSFGLTTTCVCDETSLICDDSLNSFQVDHIFLSRVCSETAGGLPGLLLTLAGIGEQGLSVNVWGPSDLKYLVDAMRSFIPRAAMVHTRSFGPSLNISDSAPQIGLSKPKDDAYVLVDDEVVKISAILLEPSRLEESGSKPGETAVIYVCELPEIKGKFDPKKAMALGLRAGPKYSYLQSGQSVKSDFKDITVHPSDVMGPSVPGPVVLLVDCPTESHAEELLSIPSMKTYYSCLDNSTDGAKLVNCIIHLSPASVTNSSTYRSWMKRFHSAQHILAGHEAKNMEFPILRASSRITARLNYLCPQFFPAPGFWSHQHDNNSINPTSLSKCFDSNLGESISAENLLKFTLRPHGNLGVDRSSIPSRLTALRVMDELLSEIPEISSKTEEIKQLWNGQHNKMMIEEPWLGESTVPSCLENIRRDDMEIVLLGTGSSQPSKYRNVTAIYIDLFSRGSILLDCGEGTLGQLKRRYGLEGADEAVRNLRCIWISHIHADHHTGLARILARRRELLKGLAHEPAIVVGPRSLKNFLDAYQRLEDLDMEFLDCRNTTTTSWASVETSRPEKNTSSGNAEGSLFSKGSLMQSIYKRPSSPLTDNSSALPFLKKLKKVLGEMGLEHLISFPVVHCPQAFGVSLKAAERKNIAGDEIPGWKMVYSGDTRPCPEMVEASKGATVLIHEATFEDALVEEAVAKNHSTTKEAIKVGSSAGVYRTVLTHFSQRYPKIPVIDESHMHNTCIAFDMMSINMADLHVLPKILPYFKTLFRNQVVEEEEEEEETDDDSLIRDKVPSFFIN
- the TRZ4 gene encoding tRNAse Z4 (tRNAse Z4 (TRZ4); FUNCTIONS IN: 3'-tRNA processing endoribonuclease activity, catalytic activity; INVOLVED IN: tRNA 3'-end processing, metabolic process; LOCATED IN: chloroplast; EXPRESSED IN: 22 plant structures; EXPRESSED DURING: 13 growth stages; CONTAINS InterPro DOMAIN/s: Ribonuclease Z (InterPro:IPR013471); BEST Arabidopsis thaliana protein match is: tRNAse Z3 (TAIR:AT1G52160.1); Has 6299 Blast hits to 4396 proteins in 1654 species: Archae - 442; Bacteria - 4351; Metazoa - 254; Fungi - 243; Plants - 108; Viruses - 0; Other Eukaryotes - 901 (source: NCBI BLink).); this encodes MLTSSMPQNLSLFGFSPLKSSSFALILRPFSLYPPIFASSSPAPSRRPPRTAGYRRSGPSPPRRKWSSFEEQKRKGRSPMEKDKAISFNHSSDSFEFNKRRAEGLDKVDKPKKNLKRNTRTLNPTNTIAYVQILGTGMDTQDTSPSVLLFFDKQRFIFNAGEGLQRFCTEHKIKLSKVDHIFLSRVCSETAGGLPGLLLTLAGIGEQGLSVNVWGPSDLKYLVDAMRSFIPRAAMVHTRSFGPSLNISDSAPQIGLSKPKDDAYVLVDDEVVKISAILLEPSRLEESGSKPGETAVIYVCELPEIKGKFDPKKAMALGLRAGPKYSYLQSGQSVKSDFKDITVHPSDVMGPSVPGPVVLLVDCPTESHAEELLSIPSMKTYYSCLDNSTDGAKLVNCIIHLSPASVTNSSTYRSWMKRFHSAQHILAGHEAKNMEFPILRASSRITARLNYLCPQFFPAPGFWSHQHDNNSINPTSLSKCFDSNLGESISAENLLKFTLRPHGNLGVDRSSIPSRLTALRVMDELLSEIPEISSKTEEIKQLWNGQHNKMMIEEPWLGESTVPSCLENIRRDDMEIVLLGTGSSQPSKYRNVTAIYIDLFSRGSILLDCGEGTLGQLKRRYGLEGADEAVRNLRCIWISHIHADHHTGLARILARRRELLKGLAHEPAIVVGPRSLKNFLDAYQRLEDLDMEFLDCRNTTTTSWASVETSRPEKNTSSGNAEGSLFSKGSLMQSIYKRPSSPLTDNSSALPFLKKLKKVLGEMGLEHLISFPVVHCPQAFGVSLKAAERKNIAGDEIPGWKMVYSGDTRPCPEMVEASKGATVLIHEATFEDALVEEAVAKNHSTTKEAIKVGSSAGVYRTVLTHFSQRYPKIPVIDESHMHNTCIAFDMMSINMADLHVLPKILPYFKTLFRNQVVEEEEEEEETDDDSLIRDKVPSFFIN